The Mytilus edulis chromosome 12, xbMytEdul2.2, whole genome shotgun sequence genome contains a region encoding:
- the LOC139497110 gene encoding thyrotropin-releasing hormone receptor-like, whose product MDVGDTYIRDFLNDFINDIKINQSKHLSCGNGSNQTCDDQWITNRGSGQGSIGSDVFTYVTPVIFAVGIIGNTISLLVFLTKNMRKLSASVYLAALSTADLMALIFYVLVEWIRKGIPIGSGQVTAPFLESNGVCQIILFMSYSFRFLSAWLVACFTLERYVGVCHPLKRKDVCNLRSSKRIVFFAVIISFVIASFRPWLSEVRYVGPNDVPSCTRRLEHTYLSFVYDCIFGVCITFLPFLIITILNTLIIRKLIIRNKRHRQVKIITEESIIRLEFTVILITISFCFIAFNTPYAIIWFKHSLQMSSMRMEDSVFVPTNQNLLIFTKTIFFMNYCINFFLYSITGAYFRKELNMLFTYRSKVYQSYHKCSLPNSTATTPQSWIP is encoded by the coding sequence ATAAACCAATCCAAACATCTATCATGTGGAAATGGTTCAAATCAAACATGTGATGACCAGTGGATAACCAATCGAGGCTCTGGTCAGGGGTCAATTGGGTCAGATGTATTCACATATGTCACCCCAGTGATATTTGCTGTAGGAATAATCGGGAATACAATTTCCTTATTAGTGTTTCTTACTAAAAACATGAGGAAGTTGTCGGCAAGCGTATATCTGGCAGCCCTATCAACAGCTGATCTAATGGCTTTGATATTTTATGTCCTGGTTGAGTGGATTAGAAAAGGAATACCAATCGGGTCAGGACAGGTAACAGCTCCGTTTCTGGAAAGTAATGGAGTATGTCAGATAATACTGTTCATGTCGTATTCTTTTCGTTTCCTTTCGGCTTGGCTTGTAGCATGTTTTACATTAGAACGATATGTCGGAGTCTGTCACCCGTTGAAACGCAAGGACGTCTGTAACTTACGTTCTTCAAAAAGAATCGTTTTCTTTGCAGTGATTATTTCCTTTGTTATAGCCTCATTCCGACCATGGCTGAGCGAAGTGCGTTATGTAGGGCCAAATGATGTTCCATCGTGTACTAGAAGACTTGAACACACATACCTCTCATTTGTCTATGACTGTATTTTTGGAGTATGTATCACCTTTCTACCATTTCTTATTATCACAATACTAAATACATTAATCATTCGGAAATTAATTATTCGGAACAAAAGACACCGACAGGTCAAAATTATAACAGAGGAAAGTATAATTCGATTAGAATTTACCgtaattttgataactatatcaTTTTGCTTCATCGCTTTCAATACGCCATATGCCATTATATGGTTCAAACATTCTCTACAGATGAGTTCTATGCGAATGGAGGATAGTGTATTCGTACCAACAAATCAAAACTTATTGATTTTtacaaagacaatattttttatgaattattgtATTAACTTTTTCCTGTACAGTATAACAGGTGCTTACTTCCGAAAAGAACTCAACATGTTATTTACATATAGAAGTAAAGTTTATCAAAGTTATCACAAATGCTCCCTCCCTAACTCTACAGCAACAACTCCACAATCATGGATTCCTTAA